Proteins encoded in a region of the Leptospira montravelensis genome:
- a CDS encoding neutral/alkaline non-lysosomal ceramidase N-terminal domain-containing protein produces the protein MKLRIFLIVLFCFSFPLLSEEKPVYSAAMAKKDITGPSVGVMFWGYAREDQTGVGIHTRQFARSLVIRDQGSKKLLAYVTAEVGGIPFEIQRDVVKKLQTELDPAFNYGNVLINASHTHSGPAGHFHYSEVSFYSKEFYPESYAVLKDGIFESIKEAYLKMKPAELTVGKAMVNEAGINRSLSAYLANPDAERKTYTDNIDREMLQLTVSVAGVPLGFINWYGVHPTNITFDNRLISSDNKGIASLLAEAEAKKQGLNDFVAIFAQANEGDVSPNLNLNNTGPGKDIYDSSFIIGKRQFVASQQILKSGGKRLSGGISYTQRFIDMSKHPVSSEFSGTGKTETTCPSAYGYSFAAGSTEEGGGHWLFHEGMTNKNRRFYIDWIAKFMLQSPSDELRECQNPKAVLFPMGETKPIPSLPQILPYGLTLVGDLTILVLPHEVTTMSSRRLKNEVRSVLKDKTTEIVLSGLTNDFSGYITTPEEYSTQNYEGGHTLHGPQSLNALRQEFHKMSIELKDGALATPQTIMPLDLSDRVHPLKIPSADVVTNKPQSVIQPSSESYKKGEVVSCRVAATNPNVGYSKVPSYLWVEVLENSTWKPVRSDADYDTKFFYQKRGIWGRAEESLDLVWETSQETKPGEYRLVHEGMYLGSDGKKSNYRIECPSFRITEPGI, from the coding sequence ATGAAGTTGCGAATTTTCTTAATCGTTCTTTTTTGTTTTTCTTTTCCACTTTTGTCGGAAGAGAAACCGGTGTATTCTGCTGCTATGGCGAAAAAAGATATCACTGGTCCGTCTGTGGGTGTTATGTTCTGGGGTTATGCTAGAGAAGACCAAACCGGAGTTGGAATTCATACAAGACAATTTGCCAGATCTCTCGTCATTCGTGACCAAGGTTCCAAAAAACTTTTAGCTTATGTAACTGCTGAAGTAGGAGGGATTCCTTTTGAAATTCAAAGAGATGTTGTCAAAAAATTGCAAACAGAATTAGATCCTGCATTTAACTATGGTAATGTTTTAATTAACGCATCCCATACTCATAGTGGTCCAGCAGGCCATTTCCATTATTCGGAAGTGTCTTTTTATTCAAAAGAGTTTTATCCGGAATCTTATGCAGTTTTAAAAGATGGAATTTTTGAGTCCATCAAAGAGGCATATTTAAAAATGAAACCTGCTGAATTAACAGTGGGAAAAGCAATGGTAAATGAGGCCGGAATCAATCGAAGTTTATCTGCTTACCTTGCCAATCCAGATGCGGAAAGAAAAACTTATACTGATAACATTGACCGCGAGATGTTACAACTAACTGTATCTGTTGCCGGTGTTCCTTTAGGTTTTATCAATTGGTATGGAGTTCATCCTACTAATATCACCTTTGACAATCGACTTATTTCTTCGGACAACAAAGGAATTGCATCGCTACTTGCCGAAGCGGAGGCGAAAAAACAAGGGTTAAACGACTTTGTTGCTATCTTTGCACAAGCAAATGAAGGAGATGTATCTCCTAATCTCAATTTAAATAATACAGGCCCAGGAAAAGATATTTACGACAGTAGTTTTATCATTGGAAAAAGACAATTCGTTGCCAGTCAACAAATCTTAAAGTCTGGAGGAAAACGGTTGTCAGGTGGTATTTCATATACACAAAGATTTATTGATATGAGTAAACATCCAGTAAGCAGTGAATTTTCCGGAACTGGTAAAACGGAAACCACATGCCCTTCTGCCTATGGATATTCGTTTGCTGCGGGATCTACGGAAGAAGGTGGTGGGCATTGGTTGTTTCATGAAGGAATGACAAATAAAAATCGTAGGTTCTATATTGATTGGATTGCAAAGTTTATGTTACAATCTCCCTCCGACGAACTAAGAGAATGTCAAAACCCTAAAGCTGTTTTATTCCCAATGGGTGAAACAAAACCAATTCCTAGTTTACCGCAAATACTTCCGTATGGATTAACACTTGTAGGTGATCTTACTATTTTGGTTTTACCACATGAAGTAACCACTATGTCTAGTCGTAGACTTAAAAATGAAGTTCGATCGGTATTAAAAGATAAAACAACCGAGATAGTTTTATCTGGTTTAACGAATGATTTTTCTGGATACATCACTACTCCAGAGGAGTATTCAACACAAAATTATGAAGGTGGTCATACCTTACATGGCCCTCAGAGTTTGAATGCTTTAAGACAAGAGTTTCATAAAATGTCTATCGAGTTAAAAGATGGTGCACTTGCAACACCGCAAACTATTATGCCATTAGACTTATCCGATCGTGTACATCCTCTAAAAATACCTTCTGCAGATGTAGTTACAAACAAACCACAGTCTGTCATTCAACCAAGTTCCGAGTCCTATAAAAAAGGAGAAGTGGTTTCTTGTCGAGTAGCGGCTACAAATCCTAATGTGGGTTATTCGAAAGTGCCTTCATATTTATGGGTAGAAGTATTGGAAAATTCTACTTGGAAACCTGTTCGTTCCGATGCAGACTACGATACAAAGTTTTTCTATCAAAAGCGCGGAATTTGGGGTAGAGCAGAAGAAAGTTTAGATTTAGTTTGGGAAACGTCGCAAGAAACAAAACCTGGTGAATACCGTTTAGTTCATGAAGGAATGTATCTCGGTTCTGATGGAAAAAAATCTAATTACCGTATAGAATGTCCTAGTTTTCGCATTACGGAACCTGGAATATAA
- a CDS encoding lipid A deacylase LpxR family protein has product MEAAPKKENRKPNLIKPSETSQTSIENSFPKPKDQYQIRLIMENDAFGGFSDQYYTNGSRLEFNMKAGESNPTRRVLGYWNDLFITPTQSTKYLQGFSLGQEFYTPTNIEKADVSYGDRPYASRAYFGNSLTTATEDTSITTELELGMIGPSVGGKSAQMNFHNFIGSPTPQGWDTQIPNSYSGALRTDVRKFYHRFFGTQYNLNLGNIQADASFGLIFRFGNVDKTPGPGSSALQPGPPILHEDGTGYWYFYVNPGGTFQFYNATIQGLMGSDKSYKTQNRNTAFSNWDNYLNNPTQEAGEREIQYRALAEDNGKNSLQRYILFNEFLVNGTSNPYNIGLNYLLFNNIFNGAEDIEKSTRLFLLNNLAEQWDQIPDNARALAIYSIFRPEGGKLPPQIRLYSYEVLSQFILDPKQREVLLQLLRNEIEFRDEKTYVADLKRAVGFIKVGFVSVSNAGFLFGVHYNYQTIDFQSGKGLPQQHQWLGFQLGKVF; this is encoded by the coding sequence TTGGAAGCAGCGCCAAAGAAAGAAAATCGAAAACCAAATTTAATTAAACCTTCAGAAACATCTCAAACTAGTATCGAAAATTCTTTCCCTAAACCAAAGGACCAATACCAAATCCGTTTGATTATGGAAAACGATGCCTTTGGCGGTTTTTCAGATCAATATTATACAAATGGCTCTCGCTTGGAATTTAATATGAAAGCAGGAGAATCAAACCCAACCAGAAGAGTGTTAGGTTATTGGAATGATTTATTTATCACTCCGACACAATCTACAAAATATTTACAAGGTTTTTCTCTAGGTCAAGAGTTTTACACTCCAACAAACATAGAAAAGGCGGATGTTTCCTATGGTGACAGGCCATATGCCAGTCGGGCTTATTTTGGTAACTCGTTAACAACTGCAACTGAAGATACTAGTATCACGACAGAGTTGGAACTTGGAATGATCGGTCCCTCCGTTGGTGGAAAATCCGCACAAATGAATTTTCATAATTTCATTGGTTCACCCACCCCTCAAGGATGGGATACACAAATTCCTAATTCCTACTCAGGTGCACTCCGGACAGATGTAAGAAAGTTCTACCATAGATTTTTTGGAACACAGTATAATCTAAACTTAGGAAACATTCAAGCGGACGCTTCGTTTGGTCTTATCTTTCGATTTGGAAACGTAGACAAAACACCAGGCCCTGGAAGTTCTGCATTACAACCAGGTCCTCCGATCCTTCATGAAGACGGAACAGGTTATTGGTATTTTTATGTAAATCCTGGAGGTACATTCCAATTTTATAATGCTACAATACAAGGTTTAATGGGATCAGACAAATCCTATAAAACTCAGAATAGAAACACTGCCTTTAGCAATTGGGATAATTATTTAAATAATCCTACGCAGGAAGCAGGGGAAAGAGAAATTCAATATAGAGCATTAGCGGAGGATAATGGAAAAAACTCCCTACAAAGATATATTTTGTTTAATGAATTTTTGGTAAATGGAACTTCTAACCCATATAATATTGGTCTTAACTATTTATTATTTAACAATATCTTCAATGGTGCTGAAGACATTGAAAAATCGACTCGTTTATTCCTTTTAAATAATCTAGCGGAGCAATGGGACCAAATTCCCGACAATGCTCGTGCCTTAGCAATTTATTCCATCTTTCGTCCAGAAGGAGGAAAATTACCACCGCAGATTCGACTCTATTCTTATGAAGTTTTATCTCAGTTTATATTGGATCCAAAACAAAGAGAAGTATTGTTACAACTATTACGCAATGAAATTGAATTTAGAGATGAAAAAACATACGTGGCTGATTTAAAACGTGCAGTGGGTTTTATCAAAGTTGGATTTGTTTCCGTTTCCAATGCTGGTTTTTTATTCGGTGTTCATTATAACTATCAAACTATCGACTTCCAGTCGGGTAAAGGTTTACCACAACAACACCAGTGGTTAGGTTTCCAACTAGGGAAAGTCTTTTAA
- a CDS encoding glycoside hydrolase family 2 protein has protein sequence MKTISHTEYPRPQLERDSYINLNGEWDLTHFKSDKEPQGKYKINVPFSPETKASGLGHFILQPNEELVYHREFELTTNFIKDITLLHFGAVDYSCNCSINGKEVGSHKGGFLPFYFDISQYIQIGRNEITIRVTDPTDTGSQSRGKQKLNRGGIWYTPQSGIWQSVWLESVSNDYIKDLKIIPNIDTKSVEIFVTTESLTITIQVLDGNKVIAESSDKNANINIPNMELWSPENPKLYGLLIKTPYDTIKSYFGMRKFSIGFDGKFKRLFLNNKPYFHNGLLDQGYWSEGLLTPPNDEAMEKEIKLMKDMGFNMLRKHIKIEPLRWYYHCDRLGMLVWQDFVCGGGAYETWKVAYLPFIGWKTNDTKYKFLNRTEEAGRNEFISEMDKTVNLLKNTVSLSVWVLFNEGWGQFDSIKLTEKLRELDNTRTIDSVSGWYDQGPNSSDLKSLHLYYQKLKVPKNENRVIVLSEFGGYSLKTEGHVFDEKKLFGYKILPDKKSLETEYRKLFETELIPLIEKGLSASIYTQVSDVEEEINGLVTYDRQVVKFDIEFLRELNSKLVYQ, from the coding sequence ATGAAAACTATTTCACATACAGAATATCCACGTCCGCAATTAGAACGCGATAGTTACATCAATTTAAATGGCGAATGGGATTTAACTCATTTCAAATCAGATAAAGAACCCCAAGGAAAATACAAAATCAATGTTCCATTCTCACCTGAAACAAAAGCAAGTGGACTCGGGCATTTCATTCTTCAACCAAACGAAGAGCTGGTTTACCATCGCGAATTTGAACTCACTACTAATTTTATTAAAGATATCACCTTACTCCATTTTGGTGCCGTTGATTACTCTTGCAATTGTTCCATTAACGGCAAAGAAGTAGGTTCCCACAAGGGTGGATTTTTGCCTTTTTACTTTGACATTTCACAATACATACAAATTGGGAGAAATGAAATAACCATAAGAGTCACTGACCCAACTGATACCGGAAGCCAATCGCGCGGAAAACAAAAATTGAATCGAGGTGGGATTTGGTACACTCCACAATCGGGCATCTGGCAAAGTGTTTGGCTTGAAAGTGTCTCTAATGATTATATAAAAGATTTAAAAATAATACCAAATATAGACACAAAGTCTGTGGAAATATTTGTAACAACGGAAAGCCTAACTATAACCATACAGGTATTAGATGGAAATAAAGTAATAGCAGAATCTTCAGATAAAAATGCCAATATCAATATACCAAATATGGAACTTTGGTCACCAGAAAATCCAAAACTCTACGGATTACTGATCAAAACACCTTATGATACAATAAAATCTTATTTTGGAATGCGGAAATTTTCTATTGGATTCGATGGGAAATTCAAAAGGTTATTTTTAAACAATAAACCTTATTTTCATAATGGTTTACTCGACCAAGGTTACTGGTCTGAAGGTCTTCTGACTCCACCGAACGATGAAGCGATGGAAAAAGAAATTAAACTGATGAAAGATATGGGTTTTAATATGTTACGCAAACATATTAAAATTGAACCACTACGATGGTATTATCACTGTGACAGGCTTGGAATGTTGGTATGGCAAGATTTCGTATGTGGTGGCGGTGCTTATGAAACTTGGAAAGTTGCCTATTTACCTTTTATAGGATGGAAAACCAATGATACAAAATATAAATTTTTAAATAGAACAGAGGAAGCCGGTCGAAATGAATTTATTTCAGAAATGGATAAAACCGTAAATTTATTAAAAAATACTGTTAGTTTATCCGTTTGGGTTTTATTTAACGAAGGTTGGGGACAGTTTGATAGTATTAAACTAACTGAGAAGTTACGAGAACTAGACAATACTAGAACTATCGATAGTGTCAGTGGGTGGTATGACCAAGGTCCAAACAGTAGTGACCTAAAAAGTTTACACCTTTACTACCAAAAACTAAAAGTCCCAAAAAATGAAAACCGAGTTATCGTATTATCTGAGTTTGGTGGTTATTCACTAAAAACCGAAGGCCACGTCTTCGATGAAAAAAAGCTGTTTGGTTACAAAATCCTTCCGGACAAAAAAAGTTTAGAAACTGAATACCGAAAACTTTTCGAAACGGAACTAATACCTCTAATTGAAAAAGGATTAAGTGCATCCATTTACACACAAGTCAGCGACGTAGAAGAAGAAATTAATGGGCTTGTCACTTATGATCGCCAAGTGGTAAAGTTTGATATCGAATTTTTGCGAGAGCTAAATTCTAAATTAGTTTATCAATAA
- a CDS encoding DUF3817 domain-containing protein, with protein MFSLLQTKLGRFRILAFLEGLSFLTILFVTMPLKYIYKNPEPNKIVGLIHGLLFLLYLVELFQVKVELEWKTKKTLLAALASVVPFGTFIAEKYLYLKPDSESSKES; from the coding sequence GTGTTTTCTTTACTCCAAACAAAACTAGGACGTTTTCGCATTTTAGCGTTTTTAGAAGGTCTCTCTTTTCTCACGATTCTTTTTGTAACTATGCCTCTCAAATACATATACAAAAATCCAGAACCAAATAAGATCGTTGGGCTCATTCATGGTTTATTATTCCTTTTATATTTGGTAGAATTGTTTCAAGTCAAAGTAGAGTTAGAATGGAAAACGAAAAAAACTTTGTTAGCGGCACTCGCATCCGTTGTTCCCTTCGGGACTTTTATTGCAGAAAAATATCTTTATTTAAAACCAGATTCAGAAAGTTCAAAGGAATCCTAA
- a CDS encoding MFS transporter, giving the protein MNTHKLNGRLWSVLILFGLVGQIAWSVENMYFNLFIYNTIAKNTSSVTLMVQLSGIVATFTTLIAGILTDKAGNRKYFISLGYLLWGLLTLSFAFISKENTAIWFQLSDEAQIINLTIAIVITLDCIMTAFGSTANDAAFNAFVTDNTENARSLAEGVLSAMPLVAMLIVAGGFGMIVNALGYPGLFVAVGTMMSVSGIIGIWLIKDNPNLKKQNTNFISDISYGFKFSVIEQNKKLYLYFVAMGIYGIASQIYMPYLIIYMQEYLKFDAIQYSIVLAGVILGASIITILLGKQFDGKNKDKLLIYFSLIYILGMFSLYIMSKTINLNLKTQVMWTTGATSLILITGFVQVLALLGAQIRDNTPSENTGKLQGIRMIFFVLIPMYIGPMIGETINERTNLTYIDPVNGATAHVPAPEIFLAGALFCLLIFFPLSFLFRGKQS; this is encoded by the coding sequence ATGAACACTCATAAATTAAACGGCCGTCTTTGGTCAGTCTTAATTCTCTTCGGACTTGTCGGACAAATCGCGTGGTCTGTGGAAAATATGTACTTTAACTTATTCATTTACAATACCATTGCGAAAAATACTTCTTCGGTCACATTAATGGTCCAACTGAGTGGAATTGTTGCCACCTTTACCACCCTAATCGCCGGCATCTTAACAGACAAAGCGGGCAACCGAAAATATTTCATTTCCCTTGGTTACCTTTTATGGGGTTTACTTACCTTGTCATTTGCATTTATCTCCAAAGAAAACACTGCAATTTGGTTTCAATTATCCGACGAAGCACAAATCATAAACCTAACAATAGCTATCGTAATAACTCTAGATTGTATTATGACAGCCTTTGGATCCACTGCCAATGACGCAGCCTTTAACGCCTTTGTAACAGATAACACCGAAAATGCGAGGAGTCTTGCCGAAGGAGTATTATCTGCGATGCCTCTTGTGGCAATGTTAATAGTGGCTGGTGGATTTGGAATGATTGTGAATGCTCTTGGATATCCTGGACTATTTGTTGCGGTTGGAACTATGATGTCAGTATCAGGAATCATTGGGATTTGGCTTATCAAAGACAATCCAAACCTAAAAAAACAAAATACAAATTTTATCTCTGATATAAGTTATGGGTTCAAATTTTCAGTCATAGAGCAAAACAAAAAGTTGTATTTATATTTTGTTGCTATGGGGATCTACGGAATTGCAAGCCAGATATATATGCCTTACCTAATCATATACATGCAGGAATACTTAAAATTTGATGCCATTCAATATTCGATTGTATTAGCAGGAGTGATTCTCGGTGCAAGTATCATCACGATACTTTTAGGAAAACAATTTGATGGAAAAAATAAAGACAAACTCCTGATTTATTTTTCACTTATATATATTCTTGGAATGTTTTCGTTATACATAATGTCCAAAACTATAAATTTAAATCTTAAAACGCAAGTTATGTGGACGACAGGTGCCACAAGTTTAATTTTAATAACAGGATTTGTTCAAGTTTTAGCACTACTTGGTGCACAAATTCGAGACAATACTCCGTCTGAAAACACTGGCAAACTGCAAGGGATACGTATGATCTTTTTTGTATTAATTCCTATGTACATTGGACCTATGATCGGTGAAACCATAAACGAAAGAACAAACCTAACATACATTGATCCAGTCAATGGTGCAACCGCACATGTACCGGCACCCGAGATTTTTTTAGCGGGAGCTCTCTTTTGTTTACTAATATTTTTCCCTCTTTCATTCTTATTTCGAGGCAAACAGTCTTAA
- a CDS encoding lactonase family protein has translation MKFLPRFLKRTVTTSLIFILVSQCRMADLNNPSDPFSDEFVKRSILAEFVKYLLREKVIPDSLALLVYKGTTPYEAGLRVYRVDPDSGLTADFVSDVRPAVTTAFPGCQPIRISIPPTSRDIITFTGPASDRVVVHKLGVDRSLTMVQDKNGFGAPSTATFSIDGTTMYSSNTLTSPPTINRSTRDISSGYINLNNTGNYPFTVGCSPSSIRTSNLDGIIFTANSVGTPMGIYVHKKTSADIVAPVGGNPYTQPDNPSTNNNLCISETDRLLYMTSTNSSNPIYGYRYDANGNMQILPNSPFSPDPAYTAPAPADNNSTNMVLEPNGKYAAFLYSSGGTFYIRLLAIDGNTGNLIPTDQKLSVGNSPKHLDWDRSGKFIYLVSDTGGSTNKYQMEYFQFSQNGTLTRGVNSPITFSNMSGEFIAKDLKSIPKYFR, from the coding sequence ATGAAGTTTCTACCTCGTTTTTTAAAAAGAACTGTCACCACCTCTTTGATTTTCATTCTGGTGTCTCAATGTAGAATGGCTGATTTAAACAATCCTAGTGATCCTTTCTCGGATGAGTTTGTCAAACGATCGATCCTTGCAGAGTTCGTAAAATACCTCTTACGTGAAAAGGTGATTCCTGATTCACTGGCTCTACTAGTTTACAAAGGAACCACCCCTTATGAAGCAGGTCTCAGAGTGTACAGAGTTGACCCAGATTCTGGATTGACTGCAGATTTCGTGAGTGATGTTAGACCGGCGGTTACAACAGCGTTCCCTGGATGCCAGCCTATAAGAATATCAATACCTCCAACATCACGGGATATCATTACCTTTACTGGCCCGGCCAGCGATCGAGTTGTCGTTCACAAATTAGGAGTGGACCGCTCGTTGACAATGGTCCAAGATAAAAATGGATTTGGTGCTCCATCTACCGCTACATTTAGTATAGATGGAACAACGATGTATTCTTCCAACACTTTAACAAGTCCGCCTACAATCAACCGTTCCACAAGAGATATTAGTTCGGGTTATATCAATTTAAATAACACCGGAAATTATCCTTTCACTGTAGGATGTTCTCCTTCCTCGATTCGAACAAGTAATTTAGATGGAATTATCTTTACTGCCAACTCCGTTGGCACACCTATGGGAATCTATGTGCACAAAAAAACAAGTGCAGACATAGTTGCTCCTGTTGGTGGAAATCCTTACACACAACCTGATAACCCTTCGACTAACAATAATTTGTGCATATCTGAAACTGACCGACTTTTGTATATGACTTCAACGAATTCATCTAATCCAATTTATGGATATAGATATGACGCTAATGGCAATATGCAAATATTACCAAACTCTCCATTTTCTCCAGACCCGGCATACACCGCACCAGCACCAGCAGATAATAATTCTACAAATATGGTTTTGGAACCGAATGGAAAGTATGCGGCTTTTTTATATTCTTCTGGCGGAACATTTTACATACGTCTATTGGCAATCGATGGAAATACTGGAAATCTAATTCCTACAGATCAAAAGTTAAGTGTTGGTAACTCGCCAAAACACCTAGATTGGGACCGGAGCGGCAAGTTTATTTATCTAGTTTCTGATACGGGAGGTTCTACCAATAAATATCAAATGGAATATTTCCAGTTTTCACAAAATGGAACATTAACAAGAGGTGTTAACTCTCCTATTACATTTAGCAATATGTCAGGGGAATTCATAGCAAAGGATCTTAAGTCAATTCCCAAATATTTTAGATAA
- a CDS encoding SDR family NAD(P)-dependent oxidoreductase — protein sequence MNQFYKDEWVWITGASSGIGKELVAQAYKQNAKVLLASRKIKDLDAIAKELHLEKGRYAIEKLDLEDYKSVGTFAKRCLQKYGIPKVVIHNGGISQRSLTKETDLTTLEKIMNTNFYGAAEMTRSMIPQILGKKEVHFAVISSVAGKIGSPLRSAYSASKFALVGFFHSLRSEEEKSGIFVTMIYPGFIQTNISKNALKGDGSSTGTMDSVIAAGLPVQLCAHRILHAVANKQREVVIAGIKEKFGLALQMVYPSLFFKMIQKAKVR from the coding sequence ATGAATCAATTTTACAAAGACGAATGGGTTTGGATCACAGGAGCCTCCTCTGGAATTGGAAAGGAACTAGTCGCACAAGCTTATAAACAGAATGCAAAGGTGTTACTGGCGTCTCGGAAAATAAAAGATTTAGATGCGATTGCAAAAGAACTTCACTTAGAGAAAGGAAGATACGCTATCGAAAAATTAGATTTAGAAGATTATAAATCTGTTGGAACCTTCGCAAAACGTTGTTTACAGAAGTATGGAATTCCGAAAGTGGTCATCCATAATGGTGGAATTAGCCAACGTTCTTTAACCAAAGAAACCGACCTAACCACATTAGAAAAAATCATGAATACTAATTTTTATGGTGCTGCGGAGATGACTCGGTCCATGATACCGCAAATATTAGGAAAAAAAGAAGTACATTTTGCCGTTATTTCTAGTGTAGCAGGAAAAATTGGAAGTCCACTTCGTTCTGCATATTCAGCCTCCAAATTTGCGTTAGTTGGTTTTTTCCATTCATTACGATCGGAAGAGGAGAAGTCTGGAATTTTTGTTACAATGATCTATCCAGGTTTTATCCAAACTAATATTTCTAAAAATGCATTGAAAGGAGATGGATCATCCACAGGGACAATGGATTCTGTCATTGCCGCTGGATTACCAGTTCAATTATGTGCACACCGAATTTTACATGCGGTCGCCAACAAACAACGAGAAGTTGTCATTGCTGGCATTAAAGAAAAATTTGGATTAGCATTACAAATGGTTTACCCGTCGTTATTTTTTAAAATGATTCAAAAAGCAAAGGTTAGGTAG